From one Triticum aestivum cultivar Chinese Spring chromosome 4B, IWGSC CS RefSeq v2.1, whole genome shotgun sequence genomic stretch:
- the LOC123091797 gene encoding probable polygalacturonase isoform X2, with product MKRLWRLQVVLSWVLAVVLGSVHGHVRRQWGEQVPRESRPHSVTITEFGAVGDGRTLNTLPFQNAVFYARSFADKGGAQLYVPKGRWLTGSFNLTSHLTLFLEKDAIIMGAEESSQWPIVEPLPSYGQGLDLPGPRHRSLINGYNLTDVVITGNNGLIDGQGSVWWNWLRSHELNHSRPHLVEFLYSEEIVISNLTFLNSPAWSIHPINVKVHNVTIKTLLDAPLTDGIVPDSCLNVCIEDSTISVSHEAISVKSGWDKYGISIGRPTSDIHISRVDLQASSGAALAFGSEMSGGISCIHVDHLRIHGSDKGFSFKTTPDRGGYIKEVVISDVEIDGIRVAIEFIGNLSSHPDDDFDPSELPVIDQITLKNMVGTNISVAGVLSGIDGDPFTAICLSNLSFSITDSAHSSPWSCSNVSGYSESVFPEPCSELYAPFSNSSICFSLPSYSALAVA from the exons ATGAAGAGGCTA TGGCGTCTTCAGGTGGTCCTGTCATGGGTCCTGGCCGTCGTTCTCGGATCAGTCCACGGCCATGTGCGGCGGCAATGGGGGGAGCAGGTGCCCCGGGAGTCGCGGCCGCACAGCGTCACCATTACGGAGTTCGGCGCCGTAGGGGATGGTAGGACCCTGAACACCCTGCCCTTCCAAAACGCCGTCTTCTACGCCCGGTCCTTCGCCGACAAGGGCGGCGCGCAGCTGTACGTCCCCAAGGGTCGATGGCTCACCGGCAGCTTCAACCTCACCAGCCACCTCACCCTCTTCCTCGAGAAAGATGCCATCATCATGGGCGCGGAG GAGTCATCGCAATGGCCAATTGTGGAACCTTTGCCATCTTATGGCCAGGGACTAGACCTTCCAGGTCCTAGACATCGTAGCTTAATAAATGGATACAATTTAACGGATGTTGTTATTACTG GGAATAATGGACTTATCGATGGCCAGGGCTCAGTATGGTGGAATTGGCTTCGCTCTCATGAACTAAATCATAGCCGCCCTCATCTCGTGGAGTTTCTGTATTCTGAAGAAATTGTGATCTCAAACTTGACATTTTTGAACTCACCAGCCTGGAGCATACATCCAAT CAATGTAAAGGTTCATAACGTCACAATTAAGACTTTGTTGGATGCTCCACTCACGGATGGCATAGTTCCAG ATTCATGTTTGAATGTGTGCATCGAAGACAGCACCATTAGTGTCAGTCATGAAGCCATCTCAGTGAAAAGTGGGTGGGACAAGTACGGCATTTCTATCGGAAGGCCAACCTCGGACATTCATATCAGCAGAGTGGATCTTCAAGCGTCATCCGGTGCCGCACTTGCATTTGGCAGTGAGATGTCCGGTGGGATCTCATGTATTCATGTTGATCACCTAAGGATACATGGTTCTGATAAAGGGTTCTCTTTCAAGACCACCCCTGACCGTGGAGGTTACATAAAGGAAGTGGTCATCTCGGATGTAGAAATAGATGGTATCCGTGTGGCCATTGAATTCATAGGTAATCTATCAAGCCATCCAGATGATGATTTTGATCCATCTGAGCTCCCGGTGATTGATCAAATCACCCTAAAGAATATGGTGGGAACAAACATCTCGGTTGCAGGAGTTTTATCAGGAATTGACGGTGATCCATTTACTGCGATCTGCCTTTCCAATCTCAGTTTCTCGATAACTGATTCGGCCCATTCTAGTCCCTGGTCTTGTTCCAATGTTTCTGGATACTCGGAATCAGTCTTCCCTGAGCCTTGCTCGGAACTGTATGCACCATTCTCAAATTCTTCAATTTGCTTCTCCCTTCCTAGTTACAGTGCCCTTGCCGTGGCATAG
- the LOC123091797 gene encoding probable polygalacturonase isoform X3, translating to MKRLVVLSWVLAVVLGSVHGHVRRQWGEQVPRESRPHSVTITEFGAVGDGRTLNTLPFQNAVFYARSFADKGGAQLYVPKGRWLTGSFNLTSHLTLFLEKDAIIMGAEESSQWPIVEPLPSYGQGLDLPGPRHRSLINGYNLTDVVITGNNGLIDGQGSVWWNWLRSHELNHSRPHLVEFLYSEEIVISNLTFLNSPAWSIHPMYCSNVKVHNVTIKTLLDAPLTDGIVPDSCLNVCIEDSTISVSHEAISVKSGWDKYGISIGRPTSDIHISRVDLQASSGAALAFGSEMSGGISCIHVDHLRIHGSDKGFSFKTTPDRGGYIKEVVISDVEIDGIRVAIEFIGNLSSHPDDDFDPSELPVIDQITLKNMVGTNISVAGVLSGIDGDPFTAICLSNLSFSITDSAHSSPWSCSNVSGYSESVFPEPCSELYAPFSNSSICFSLPSYSALAVA from the exons ATGAAGAGGCTA GTGGTCCTGTCATGGGTCCTGGCCGTCGTTCTCGGATCAGTCCACGGCCATGTGCGGCGGCAATGGGGGGAGCAGGTGCCCCGGGAGTCGCGGCCGCACAGCGTCACCATTACGGAGTTCGGCGCCGTAGGGGATGGTAGGACCCTGAACACCCTGCCCTTCCAAAACGCCGTCTTCTACGCCCGGTCCTTCGCCGACAAGGGCGGCGCGCAGCTGTACGTCCCCAAGGGTCGATGGCTCACCGGCAGCTTCAACCTCACCAGCCACCTCACCCTCTTCCTCGAGAAAGATGCCATCATCATGGGCGCGGAG GAGTCATCGCAATGGCCAATTGTGGAACCTTTGCCATCTTATGGCCAGGGACTAGACCTTCCAGGTCCTAGACATCGTAGCTTAATAAATGGATACAATTTAACGGATGTTGTTATTACTG GGAATAATGGACTTATCGATGGCCAGGGCTCAGTATGGTGGAATTGGCTTCGCTCTCATGAACTAAATCATAGCCGCCCTCATCTCGTGGAGTTTCTGTATTCTGAAGAAATTGTGATCTCAAACTTGACATTTTTGAACTCACCAGCCTGGAGCATACATCCAATGTACTGCAG CAATGTAAAGGTTCATAACGTCACAATTAAGACTTTGTTGGATGCTCCACTCACGGATGGCATAGTTCCAG ATTCATGTTTGAATGTGTGCATCGAAGACAGCACCATTAGTGTCAGTCATGAAGCCATCTCAGTGAAAAGTGGGTGGGACAAGTACGGCATTTCTATCGGAAGGCCAACCTCGGACATTCATATCAGCAGAGTGGATCTTCAAGCGTCATCCGGTGCCGCACTTGCATTTGGCAGTGAGATGTCCGGTGGGATCTCATGTATTCATGTTGATCACCTAAGGATACATGGTTCTGATAAAGGGTTCTCTTTCAAGACCACCCCTGACCGTGGAGGTTACATAAAGGAAGTGGTCATCTCGGATGTAGAAATAGATGGTATCCGTGTGGCCATTGAATTCATAGGTAATCTATCAAGCCATCCAGATGATGATTTTGATCCATCTGAGCTCCCGGTGATTGATCAAATCACCCTAAAGAATATGGTGGGAACAAACATCTCGGTTGCAGGAGTTTTATCAGGAATTGACGGTGATCCATTTACTGCGATCTGCCTTTCCAATCTCAGTTTCTCGATAACTGATTCGGCCCATTCTAGTCCCTGGTCTTGTTCCAATGTTTCTGGATACTCGGAATCAGTCTTCCCTGAGCCTTGCTCGGAACTGTATGCACCATTCTCAAATTCTTCAATTTGCTTCTCCCTTCCTAGTTACAGTGCCCTTGCCGTGGCATAG
- the LOC123091797 gene encoding probable polygalacturonase isoform X1: MKRLWRLQVVLSWVLAVVLGSVHGHVRRQWGEQVPRESRPHSVTITEFGAVGDGRTLNTLPFQNAVFYARSFADKGGAQLYVPKGRWLTGSFNLTSHLTLFLEKDAIIMGAEESSQWPIVEPLPSYGQGLDLPGPRHRSLINGYNLTDVVITGNNGLIDGQGSVWWNWLRSHELNHSRPHLVEFLYSEEIVISNLTFLNSPAWSIHPMYCSNVKVHNVTIKTLLDAPLTDGIVPDSCLNVCIEDSTISVSHEAISVKSGWDKYGISIGRPTSDIHISRVDLQASSGAALAFGSEMSGGISCIHVDHLRIHGSDKGFSFKTTPDRGGYIKEVVISDVEIDGIRVAIEFIGNLSSHPDDDFDPSELPVIDQITLKNMVGTNISVAGVLSGIDGDPFTAICLSNLSFSITDSAHSSPWSCSNVSGYSESVFPEPCSELYAPFSNSSICFSLPSYSALAVA, from the exons ATGAAGAGGCTA TGGCGTCTTCAGGTGGTCCTGTCATGGGTCCTGGCCGTCGTTCTCGGATCAGTCCACGGCCATGTGCGGCGGCAATGGGGGGAGCAGGTGCCCCGGGAGTCGCGGCCGCACAGCGTCACCATTACGGAGTTCGGCGCCGTAGGGGATGGTAGGACCCTGAACACCCTGCCCTTCCAAAACGCCGTCTTCTACGCCCGGTCCTTCGCCGACAAGGGCGGCGCGCAGCTGTACGTCCCCAAGGGTCGATGGCTCACCGGCAGCTTCAACCTCACCAGCCACCTCACCCTCTTCCTCGAGAAAGATGCCATCATCATGGGCGCGGAG GAGTCATCGCAATGGCCAATTGTGGAACCTTTGCCATCTTATGGCCAGGGACTAGACCTTCCAGGTCCTAGACATCGTAGCTTAATAAATGGATACAATTTAACGGATGTTGTTATTACTG GGAATAATGGACTTATCGATGGCCAGGGCTCAGTATGGTGGAATTGGCTTCGCTCTCATGAACTAAATCATAGCCGCCCTCATCTCGTGGAGTTTCTGTATTCTGAAGAAATTGTGATCTCAAACTTGACATTTTTGAACTCACCAGCCTGGAGCATACATCCAATGTACTGCAG CAATGTAAAGGTTCATAACGTCACAATTAAGACTTTGTTGGATGCTCCACTCACGGATGGCATAGTTCCAG ATTCATGTTTGAATGTGTGCATCGAAGACAGCACCATTAGTGTCAGTCATGAAGCCATCTCAGTGAAAAGTGGGTGGGACAAGTACGGCATTTCTATCGGAAGGCCAACCTCGGACATTCATATCAGCAGAGTGGATCTTCAAGCGTCATCCGGTGCCGCACTTGCATTTGGCAGTGAGATGTCCGGTGGGATCTCATGTATTCATGTTGATCACCTAAGGATACATGGTTCTGATAAAGGGTTCTCTTTCAAGACCACCCCTGACCGTGGAGGTTACATAAAGGAAGTGGTCATCTCGGATGTAGAAATAGATGGTATCCGTGTGGCCATTGAATTCATAGGTAATCTATCAAGCCATCCAGATGATGATTTTGATCCATCTGAGCTCCCGGTGATTGATCAAATCACCCTAAAGAATATGGTGGGAACAAACATCTCGGTTGCAGGAGTTTTATCAGGAATTGACGGTGATCCATTTACTGCGATCTGCCTTTCCAATCTCAGTTTCTCGATAACTGATTCGGCCCATTCTAGTCCCTGGTCTTGTTCCAATGTTTCTGGATACTCGGAATCAGTCTTCCCTGAGCCTTGCTCGGAACTGTATGCACCATTCTCAAATTCTTCAATTTGCTTCTCCCTTCCTAGTTACAGTGCCCTTGCCGTGGCATAG